The Macadamia integrifolia cultivar HAES 741 chromosome 3, SCU_Mint_v3, whole genome shotgun sequence genome segment atgaataaataaataatattggCAAGGGCTTTGTTGCATAAATTACAATACACAGTCACACCTACTTCATGAAGACAAAAATTTTATCTCAGAAAGAAGGATAAGGGGGAAGAAGATTGATTTGTGAGAGATGTATAGCCCAATATACCCATCAAATGGCCCACTAAATTTAAAGCCGATTAAATGCTTTCCAACTCCCCACTGACTAATAATCTCCCTTCAATTCTCCCtctcccccaccaccccccacaCATTGTAACATTGTATTATACTATTATCaattcgagagagagagagagagagagagagagagagagagagagagagtacgcagtaaaaaaaagaaaaaaaaagaaaaacagacaTCACTATCACTTCTAATCTCCCTTCCCCCTCCTCTCTTCTGATCTCTATGGAAACATAATTAGAAGTCGAACTGGTTAAAGAGATCCATAAATGGAGTAGGAGAAGTTAAAGGAgctgaagaaaagaaggaagtaGGGCTTGGGACCATGGTACCCTCAATAAAATTTCTGTTTCCATGGAACATGGGACTTAGATCTTGTAAGAAAGCAAGTGATGAATTAGGGTCATGAGGTATTGTAGGTGAGAAGAAGTTGGGAAAAATAGGAGGAAGAGATGATGGAACAGGTGATAGTATCCCTGGAAAAAAGCTCTTCCTCTCCAATACCGTTCCACTTGCACCAACTCCATTCATGTCCTCTTCTAATCCTTCCACTTCCACCACATCAACACCACTACTACCCTTTCTTGACTTCTCCCCTTGGAAAGAAGGGGCAGTATTCGCCTTTTCTATCGTCGCAAATCTCGCCGCCGGAGAAGCAAGAATAGTATCCTTATTATCAAcataagaagaagatgatgcagacgatgatgatgatgattgtaCAGTagtataagaagaagaagatgttgaaTTGGGGCCAGTAAGACGTTGAACTAGTGTCATGAAGTCACTTGCGGTGGTGTGGATTACCTTAGGAGAGACGGTGTAGATAATCACCGGCCGACGAGGCGGTTGCTgttgaggttgaggttgaggttgaggttgaggttgagaTTGCGGTGCGAGAGGTGGCTTCTTGATCTTGTAGGAATCTTTACGGACTTTGAGTGGCGGTGGCCGAGGGCCTTGGATCTGAACTTCCTTTCTAGATGGGGATGAAGAACCGGTGGGGAATTCATCAGAAGAGGAGGAGTCCATGAATTCTTCTTCAATGAATCTATGAGACTAGGGCTGGCAGCTGTTTGATAAATGATATAATATCTATCTATCATCAAATatttatatggaaaaaaaaaatggtgcacACGCCGTTTGACGTGGGGTGCGCTctctcatggtttttttttttttttttttaatggggcTTTAAATGGTTTAAATGGATTAATAGGGTCAATAAACGGGTCATCATTAAGTTAATCAAGCTCTGAATGGTTGGTTAATGTTTAGATAAGTCTCGATTGGACACCATCAAGTTAGAACCAAACATCGTGAAGGCCATCTATAGTCGGGTTAGGCTTGGCACCAACCATTTACTAACCGGTTGCATGGTCTAGTGTTAGGCTATAATCAATTGTTCTAATTAAATCTATCGGTGCAAGTCAACATTTGACACCCTATGGTACCTTGTAGGTGTATGAATAATTGAATAATAGAAAACTTAACTACAAAAGATTTTAATTACTTCTTCATATTTTAGaacattcaaaataaaaatactcATATTGAGTTCCATCCAATTACCAAAACAAGTGGATAAAAAATGGGTAAAATTCAACCTAAGAGAGTAGCGCAGTTgatgagcaatgaacttggtataatataattttatattttatttaaggTAAAGTCCAATTTTACTATTACATTCAACATTTAGGGTTTGACTCAGATATACAAGTGGACTGTGGGGAAGGTTTCGTGGTGCTCTGAAATTATATACGTGTGTGCCACGTCAGATAAGAGAGTGATGTAAGACACACTTTGAACGAAATTTctccattcattttttgtcataTGTTTTTGGGTAATGAAGTAATGATTGTCTTATCATTTAAGCTAATTGGTCCCTCTTTGACTCCAAAcaag includes the following:
- the LOC122074841 gene encoding nuclear speckle RNA-binding protein B-like, with protein sequence MDSSSSDEFPTGSSSPSRKEVQIQGPRPPPLKVRKDSYKIKKPPLAPQSQPQPQPQPQPQQQPPRRPVIIYTVSPKVIHTTASDFMTLVQRLTGPNSTSSSSYTTVQSSSSSSASSSSYVDNKDTILASPAARFATIEKANTAPSFQGEKSRKGSSGVDVVEVEGLEEDMNGVGASGTVLERKSFFPGILSPVPSSLPPIFPNFFSPTIPHDPNSSLAFLQDLSPMFHGNRNFIEGTMVPSPTSFFSSAPLTSPTPFMDLFNQFDF